The sequence below is a genomic window from Hemitrygon akajei chromosome 2, sHemAka1.3, whole genome shotgun sequence.
AGGAACTCCAAGGTCATAAACAGCTACTGTACCTGTTGCACTACtacccctggcaggacattccagccactcacctcAACACCAGTTCTGCACATCATTGACCTTggcccctcaccttaaatgcactcCAGAATCAGCATTCAGCCAGGGAAAGATACTGGCCATCCATGCCTCAATCATAAACATCtaccaggtctcccctcagccccattcactccagagaaaacccaAATCCACTCATCCTCTCATAGAATATGTCTGCTAACCCAGGCAGCACCCAAACTACTTCTGCACCCTGAAagtctccacattcttcctataattggCTGGCCATCTATGATACTAAACAAAGCCAATTCCATAgcttgttaaaaaaaaagcaacttCCTGACTTGAGTTCAACTAGTGAGGAAAACATGTCACATCTTGCCACTATCTACATGCAGCCACTTTCAGCAAGCTATGGACTGGAACACCCAGATCCCTTATAGAAGGGTTACAAGCAAAAGCTTGCTCAAAAATAAAATCAGGACAAGATGCAATGCAAACCACAAGGTATGAGCATTAAAATTAATATAGTCAAGAAACACAATGTGTATTTTAACACTGCAACCTCTAACAAAATCCTTAAAACAGTGGCAAATTAATACTCTAGATGGCAGCAAAATATCATCTGATTTTAGAATTACAACATGAATGTCTATTTCATGGATATCTTTAGAGTGAAGCTGCTTTTTTGTATAAAATAGTTGATCTTGGCACCCCCACCCCACTTATAATCTTGTACTTGTAGCCAACAGGAGGCTCTGGCTGGAACAAAACcactcttctcctcctccccccaccccatctttgGCAAGTCCAAGTCAGCCAAATCCAAAGGCTTGCATTCTGTGGTGCTTAGCCTAATTTCCCAGTCCTCAAAGTTCATAACTTCAGTCCCATGAGATTTTCCCACAGTTGAATTTCTGCTTCGGGTTGTGAGATCGATTTCCAAGTAAACAATTGGATGTTATACAGCTGCTCCTAAAGTTGAGTCAAGTGCTCATGTGGGCTGGATGCCCATTTGGACAGGTAATATTCACTTCAACTCGTATCAGTGTCTTAAGCAAAGCTGAAATGGAACAAGGCATCCAAAGCGGCCAGGCAGGGAGGGAGAGTTCACTGCCAGTTTCCACAGACACTTCCTCTGGGACCACAAGTACATCATCAGGTTGTTCTGTTGTGAGGTGGACCTGCAGAGCAACAATGGAGAGCAGGAGAAACAGAAGTCTCTTTGCAACATCCTTCTTAGCAGGTACAGTCTTCCGGGGCTGGGGAtccaaagagaaacagagttaatggaaGGTTCTTGGAAATGGTCTACCACAAACAAGTCAACCAGTTACGGGGTTCTACACTTCCAATAATCCCAGGAGAACTTCTATCAAATTCCTTATAGTTAAAATTAAATTTCCAAAATAAACAAGTTACCATATATATTGTTGAGATTCATTTTACaaaatttacaggaaaaaaatgcCATAATATTTACAAAACTATACAGAAAGACTAACAACCAAAGTCCAAAGTGACTATTGtcttcctttgttctactgtgaatgcttgcaaggaaATTGATCTCAgctgcagtggattccagttaacttgGACAAATCTGGAACAGTACATTTTGGAGCaacacccacacaaaatgctggttgaacttgcaggtcaggcagcagcaatggaaatgaacaaaacagtcgatgtttcgggctgagacccttctgcagggcgggaatggaaaggggaaggtgccagaatataAGTGGGAGTGGGAACAGCtaaaaaggtgaaaggtgaagccaagtggatgggaaaggtaaagggctggaaaagaaatcTCATTGGaaggaagagtggaccatgggagaaagggaaggagtggaACCAGGGGGCAGGTGAGACCAGAGTAggtaagaagagggaaggggagggaaatatatatatacacatacacacacacacacacacacacacacacacacacatatatatacatactggaaggagaaatcaatgtgcatgccatcaggttggacatgacccagacagaatacaaggtgatgCTCTACATTGTTGCAAAGGAGGCCATAGACCAAca
It includes:
- the LOC140718408 gene encoding radiation-inducible immediate-early gene IEX-1-like — translated: MYSTVAPVSVPLPSQRKLLNDLGTRRHTEPEVFTFDRIPELRYGRRCKRRSLKVLYPIYQPRKTVPAKKDVAKRLLFLLLSIVALQVHLTTEQPDDVLVVPEEVSVETGSELSLPAWPLWMPCSISALLKTLIRVEVNITCPNGHPAHMST